The Desulfovibrio desulfuricans DSM 642 genome contains a region encoding:
- a CDS encoding glycosyltransferase, which translates to MTIPQRILFFMEDLCYGGTQRQTLELARRLDRTRFTPVMLTLTGPTDLDEAARDAGIELHHMGHDRKVPPLFFAALYSKLRRLQPDVIVPCTALPNIWGRIWGRLGWLGEKKAPRIVGTCRGGGGPKRQHERWLWRLTDHMICNSEALHEILLYFGLPQSRLSYIPNGVDTEFFAPSGAAPSARAPEIVCVARLAGDKDHLTLLRAFEIVLQRHPSARLRIVGDGPEEASLHQWAAQHAAGGNVDFIPGGLDMRGHYAAGRIFALSSVREGQPNVILEAMACGLPVCATSVGGIPRLVESGQNGLLSQAGDVAALAENCCRLLEDGALCDAMGQAGRLRVERDFSFTAMVEAHQAVFAGLRRN; encoded by the coding sequence ATGACCATCCCACAGCGCATCCTCTTTTTTATGGAGGATCTTTGTTATGGCGGTACGCAACGCCAGACTCTTGAACTGGCCCGCCGCCTGGATCGAACTCGTTTTACGCCGGTCATGCTTACGCTCACTGGCCCCACTGATCTGGATGAAGCCGCGCGGGATGCGGGCATAGAGCTGCACCACATGGGGCATGACCGCAAGGTGCCGCCCCTGTTTTTTGCTGCCCTGTATTCAAAGCTGCGCCGGTTGCAGCCAGATGTCATCGTGCCCTGTACGGCCTTGCCCAATATCTGGGGGCGCATCTGGGGGCGGCTGGGCTGGCTTGGCGAGAAGAAAGCCCCGCGTATTGTGGGAACCTGCCGAGGCGGCGGCGGCCCCAAGCGCCAGCATGAACGCTGGCTTTGGCGGCTTACGGATCATATGATCTGCAATTCCGAAGCATTGCATGAAATTTTACTGTATTTCGGCTTGCCGCAATCCCGTTTGAGCTACATCCCCAACGGAGTGGATACGGAATTTTTTGCGCCGTCCGGGGCTGCGCCCTCGGCCCGAGCGCCCGAGATTGTCTGCGTGGCGCGCCTTGCGGGCGACAAGGATCATCTGACCCTCTTGCGCGCCTTTGAGATTGTGCTGCAACGTCACCCCTCGGCGCGTTTACGCATTGTGGGTGATGGCCCGGAAGAGGCCAGTCTGCACCAGTGGGCCGCGCAGCACGCTGCCGGAGGCAACGTGGACTTTATCCCCGGCGGGCTTGATATGCGCGGGCACTATGCAGCTGGGCGCATCTTCGCACTTTCATCCGTGCGCGAGGGTCAGCCCAATGTGATTCTTGAAGCCATGGCCTGCGGCCTGCCCGTGTGCGCCACATCGGTTGGCGGCATTCCACGGCTGGTGGAGAGCGGTCAGAACGGCCTGCTTTCACAGGCGGGCGATGTGGCGGCCCTGGCGGAAAACTGCTGCCGTCTGCTCGAAGACGGCGCGCTGTGCGATGCCATGGGGCAGGCCGGGCGCTTGCGCGTGGAGCGGGATTTTTCCTTCACTGCCATGGTGGAGGCGCATCAGGCCGTTTTTGCTGGCTTGCGCCGCAACTGA
- a CDS encoding glycosyltransferase family 2 protein encodes MFWIWFLLATSQCALLYILARRGESMPRRIEEEAEANRAIPEDKWPSVGMIVPVAGRDLRMEGALRSLLTQNYPRFVPVLVTAEENEPAAELVGRLKQDFPALRHVVAGTATGCGQKNHNSLQGIAALGDEVDVYVFCDSTHMAEPDFLRHLAAPMARGEASFSTGYHVVEPRDDQPVTLAYTLCVMLMRYLQAMSAFTQLWGGAMAMTREAYVKYGVAQLWLENVVDDCSLTALLQVRGAKVRLCPGALLHTDAVNHSAPVWRAWMDRQVLFLKFCMPGQWKLLGLMCVMMALPMVCAALAFLGWIVNVGSGAGVLLGLFWLAAMVSALHLWRGLLAKPVPLWRWCMAFADAVRMFTSVYWQSIKSWNIVWHGIRYEVGKGGVVLRSEHSHGTK; translated from the coding sequence ATGTTCTGGATATGGTTTTTGCTGGCCACCTCCCAATGCGCTCTGTTGTATATTCTGGCCCGCAGGGGCGAAAGCATGCCCCGCCGTATTGAGGAAGAAGCCGAGGCCAACCGCGCCATACCTGAAGACAAATGGCCCTCGGTGGGCATGATTGTGCCCGTGGCCGGGCGCGATCTGCGCATGGAAGGCGCGTTGCGCAGCCTTTTGACCCAGAATTACCCCCGTTTTGTCCCCGTGCTCGTTACTGCGGAAGAAAATGAACCCGCCGCCGAGCTTGTAGGCAGACTCAAGCAGGATTTTCCCGCTCTGCGTCATGTGGTGGCAGGCACCGCCACGGGTTGCGGGCAAAAAAACCATAACAGCCTTCAGGGTATTGCCGCTCTGGGCGATGAAGTGGACGTCTATGTGTTCTGCGACAGCACCCACATGGCGGAACCCGATTTTCTGCGGCATCTGGCGGCGCCCATGGCCAGGGGCGAGGCTTCGTTCAGCACCGGTTACCATGTTGTGGAGCCTCGCGACGATCAGCCCGTAACGCTGGCCTATACGCTGTGCGTCATGCTTATGCGCTACCTGCAAGCCATGTCCGCCTTTACCCAGTTGTGGGGCGGCGCTATGGCCATGACCCGCGAGGCCTACGTAAAATACGGCGTGGCGCAGTTGTGGCTTGAAAACGTGGTGGACGACTGCTCGCTCACGGCTCTGCTTCAGGTGCGCGGCGCCAAGGTGCGGCTCTGCCCCGGCGCTTTGCTGCACACCGATGCCGTTAATCACTCCGCGCCCGTCTGGCGGGCCTGGATGGACAGGCAGGTACTCTTTCTCAAGTTTTGCATGCCCGGCCAGTGGAAGCTGCTGGGCCTCATGTGTGTTATGATGGCCCTGCCCATGGTGTGCGCGGCCCTGGCCTTTCTAGGCTGGATTGTGAACGTGGGCAGCGGCGCCGGCGTGTTGCTGGGGCTGTTCTGGCTGGCGGCGATGGTGAGCGCGCTGCATCTGTGGCGTGGTCTGCTTGCCAAGCCCGTGCCGCTGTGGCGCTGGTGCATGGCCTTTGCGGACGCCGTACGCATGTTCACCTCTGTATACTGGCAGAGCATAAAGTCGTGGAATATTGTCTGGCACGGCATAAGGTATGAAGTTGGCAAGGGCGGGGTAGTGCTGCGCTCTGAACACAGTCACGGAACAAAATAG
- a CDS encoding ABC transporter permease, with amino-acid sequence MIAMSDLIRISLRQVVRQRGFGVMLSIALGITAFIVLAVLGREIRYKVGQDMVLMGGVNVIQVYMDDAQYPGQPDREFYPETVEALSQLPGVSLVSRNLRDNKNFPIRGTGERTLNVDFIGIDQYFAEVYSIDLAAGRLLNQEDVDSHRRVCLLGRDAARNLFGGSEEAIGKLLFLEQDVFEVVGVVSGVMLGSWSQGGFLPYTTMADRNWGRGKVRRLFIRAIGWEDVPPLVKIIPQMVREHQSAPYIVVQTQEDQLKRIKTTFMWVEALLWLGIAASLMLGGFGIWYGTFAAVRARTREVGLKKAMGGSDVDILAQFLAEALCKSVAGGIFGILIGCALVEIGSLSLGTGVSYSLLFFSSLGSIVFSAVIGIAGGLFPAMQASRMDVVTALRFE; translated from the coding sequence ATGATTGCAATGTCAGACCTTATTCGCATCAGCCTCAGGCAGGTTGTGCGCCAGCGCGGCTTCGGGGTGATGCTTTCCATCGCCCTGGGCATCACGGCGTTTATCGTCCTGGCGGTACTTGGCCGCGAAATCCGGTACAAGGTGGGGCAGGACATGGTGCTCATGGGTGGCGTCAACGTCATTCAGGTATACATGGATGATGCCCAGTACCCCGGTCAGCCCGACCGCGAGTTTTATCCTGAAACTGTGGAAGCCCTTTCCCAGTTGCCCGGCGTCAGCCTGGTGAGCAGAAACCTGCGCGACAACAAAAATTTCCCCATACGCGGCACCGGCGAGCGCACGCTGAATGTGGATTTTATCGGCATCGACCAGTATTTCGCCGAGGTCTACTCCATTGATCTGGCGGCCGGGCGGCTGCTCAATCAGGAAGATGTGGACTCTCACAGGCGCGTATGTCTGCTTGGCAGGGATGCGGCCAGAAATTTATTTGGCGGTTCGGAAGAAGCCATAGGCAAGCTGCTCTTTCTGGAGCAGGATGTTTTTGAAGTGGTGGGCGTTGTCAGCGGCGTCATGCTCGGCAGCTGGAGCCAGGGCGGCTTTTTGCCCTATACCACCATGGCCGACCGCAACTGGGGCCGGGGCAAGGTGCGCAGGCTCTTTATCCGCGCCATCGGGTGGGAAGACGTGCCGCCGCTTGTCAAAATTATTCCTCAGATGGTGCGCGAGCATCAGTCCGCACCCTATATCGTGGTGCAGACGCAGGAAGATCAGCTCAAACGCATCAAAACCACCTTCATGTGGGTTGAGGCTCTGCTGTGGCTTGGTATTGCCGCATCGCTCATGCTGGGCGGTTTCGGCATCTGGTATGGCACGTTTGCCGCAGTTCGGGCCAGAACGCGCGAAGTGGGCCTTAAAAAGGCCATGGGCGGCTCGGATGTAGACATCCTGGCGCAGTTCCTGGCCGAGGCTCTGTGCAAATCGGTTGCTGGCGGCATATTTGGCATTCTCATCGGCTGCGCGCTGGTCGAGATCGGTTCCTTATCGCTTGGAACGGGCGTTTCGTATTCGCTGCTGTTTTTCAGCAGCTTGGGAAGCATCGTTTTTTCTGCCGTCATAGGCATTGCGGGCGGTCTGTTCCCTGCCATGCAGGCAAGCCGTATGGACGTGGTAACCGCTCTGCGATTCGAATAG
- a CDS encoding glycosyltransferase: MAPVIVAKDLYKCYAGFSPVLRGVNIEVVPGEMVAIMGPSGCGKSTMLHVLGMLHAPDSGSLQILGKDVLTLDREQTASFRRGTMGFVMQSSNLFDHSTVFENVEFPLIFEKIPPEERWERVIRALELVRLSARVHYRSNRLSGGEQQRVAIARAMVNNPRILLADEPTGALDAKTSRLIMDNFRSLCHTGGVSMVMVTHDPTMAEFCDSIYTLEDGILHCRQRNLPQMPDTISHNLLHGVAPVVRGAMVAESFPEASGQCLMDEAHRMHASGLLTRIYAIRDNGFLGNPEGYALPLAVRRIGALRVLAACLGMLRLMRASSSQLWALWRKLPGRGRWGSRWWDHLRAFCAGAMLARWGQEEKIEFFYAAGAHGPATASWVASRLLHVPYAFAVRAQDMTEPGLNWAAKGADAEFVRCDTEATRNAMLQLLPELKDKLLVLRDPLTLTPPEDLEEQMPVPAGDDAASDADKAADFNLLAVGTIARRKGYDLLLRACRLLADRNVNFSLTFVGQGPEKLRLRWLVWRLGLRGSVQFAGQIPHENMADMYNRADVFVAPGRKTTGGDADGVPSALVEALAFGLAVVASDLPGHAEAITDGGNGRLVPQDNVGALADVLEALASRPEERKRLGEGARKSVVTLVDTDRTEARLTELIKKACGKA; encoded by the coding sequence ATGGCACCCGTTATAGTCGCCAAAGATTTATATAAATGCTACGCCGGTTTTTCACCGGTGCTGCGTGGCGTGAATATTGAAGTTGTTCCCGGCGAGATGGTGGCCATTATGGGGCCTTCGGGCTGCGGCAAATCCACCATGCTGCACGTGCTGGGCATGCTGCACGCGCCCGATTCCGGCTCTTTGCAAATTCTTGGCAAGGATGTGCTGACGCTCGACCGTGAGCAGACTGCCAGTTTCCGCCGTGGCACCATGGGCTTTGTCATGCAGTCGAGCAACCTTTTTGACCACTCGACTGTGTTTGAAAATGTTGAATTCCCCCTGATATTTGAGAAAATTCCGCCAGAAGAACGCTGGGAGCGGGTTATCCGCGCCCTTGAACTTGTGCGCCTTTCTGCGCGTGTACACTACCGAAGCAACCGCCTTTCGGGCGGCGAGCAGCAGCGTGTGGCCATTGCACGCGCCATGGTCAACAATCCCCGCATCCTGCTGGCTGACGAACCCACGGGCGCGCTGGACGCCAAAACCAGCCGCCTTATCATGGATAATTTCCGTTCGCTCTGCCACACTGGCGGCGTTTCCATGGTCATGGTTACGCATGACCCAACAATGGCCGAATTCTGCGACAGCATCTACACCCTTGAAGACGGCATTCTGCACTGCCGGCAGCGTAATCTGCCGCAGATGCCCGACACCATTTCGCACAATCTGCTCCATGGGGTTGCCCCTGTAGTGCGCGGCGCCATGGTTGCCGAGAGCTTTCCCGAGGCCTCCGGTCAGTGCCTTATGGATGAGGCCCACCGTATGCACGCGTCGGGCCTGCTCACCCGTATTTACGCCATCCGCGACAACGGATTTCTGGGCAATCCCGAGGGCTACGCCCTGCCGCTGGCTGTGCGGCGTATCGGCGCGTTGCGTGTGCTTGCGGCCTGCCTGGGTATGCTCAGGCTCATGCGCGCTTCTTCCTCCCAGTTGTGGGCGCTTTGGCGCAAACTGCCGGGGCGTGGCCGCTGGGGCAGCCGCTGGTGGGATCACCTGCGCGCATTTTGCGCCGGGGCCATGCTGGCGCGTTGGGGCCAGGAAGAAAAGATCGAATTTTTCTACGCTGCGGGGGCTCACGGCCCGGCCACGGCCAGCTGGGTTGCCTCGCGCCTTCTGCATGTGCCGTATGCTTTCGCCGTGCGCGCTCAGGATATGACGGAACCTGGCCTCAACTGGGCCGCCAAGGGTGCGGATGCAGAATTTGTGCGCTGCGATACAGAGGCCACCCGCAATGCCATGCTGCAATTGCTGCCCGAGCTGAAAGACAAACTGCTTGTGCTGCGCGATCCCCTTACCCTCACGCCGCCGGAGGATCTGGAAGAGCAGATGCCCGTTCCCGCTGGGGACGATGCCGCCAGTGATGCGGATAAGGCTGCGGATTTCAATCTGCTGGCTGTGGGCACCATTGCGCGCCGCAAGGGATACGATCTGCTGCTTCGGGCATGCCGCCTGCTGGCCGACAGAAATGTGAACTTTTCGCTGACCTTTGTGGGCCAGGGGCCGGAGAAGCTGCGTTTGCGCTGGCTTGTCTGGCGGCTTGGGCTCCGTGGTTCGGTTCAGTTTGCCGGGCAGATTCCCCATGAGAACATGGCGGATATGTACAACCGGGCGGATGTTTTTGTGGCTCCTGGCCGCAAGACCACTGGCGGAGATGCCGACGGTGTGCCTTCGGCTCTGGTGGAAGCCCTGGCCTTTGGCCTTGCGGTGGTTGCCAGCGATCTGCCGGGCCATGCGGAAGCCATTACGGACGGCGGCAATGGACGCCTTGTGCCGCAAGACAACGTGGGCGCGCTGGCTGATGTTCTGGAAGCTCTTGCCTCCCGTCCCGAGGAACGCAAGCGCCTTGGCGAGGGCGCCCGCAAGTCGGTAGTTACCCTTGTGGATACCGACCGCACCGAAGCCCGCCTGACCGAGCTGATCAAAAAAGCCTGCGGCAAGGCCTGA
- the rfaE1 gene encoding D-glycero-beta-D-manno-heptose-7-phosphate kinase: MNFDGVRILVVGDVMLDHYIAGQVKRISPEAPVPVVSAAKRWSVPGGAANVARNLVRLGVDVAVAGVVGQDAAASDLRAALAAEGIADGLAVSPSRRTTCKTRVLAQGQQLLRLDEEVRAPLGAEEADALKNQVLSLLPGRHAVILSDYAKGVLLESASGCNLCQIIIEEARRLGIAVLVDPKGSDWRRYAGAHCVTPNAGEFDAACGLDAGVTLNRPRRETLAGELRSRYGIERLLITRGPKGMALFTPDEAPVYCRAAVREVADVSGAGDTAIATLAACVGKGLPWAESMHLANAAAGVAVGKMGTAPVSIAELNEALREQADNPKLFTVQSLVEKIEEWRRKNETVIFTNGCFDLLHPGHISLIRQSAAQGDHLIVGLNSDASVRRLKGPTRPIQNENSRALLLAALSDVDAIVLFDEDTPFELISALRPDVLVKGSDYTIDNVVGADVVQQGGGRVYLARLVDGCSTTGIVRKIDNQRDVT; encoded by the coding sequence ATGAATTTTGACGGAGTACGCATACTGGTTGTGGGTGATGTGATGCTTGATCATTACATTGCAGGCCAGGTCAAAAGGATTTCTCCCGAAGCCCCGGTGCCCGTGGTGTCTGCGGCAAAACGCTGGTCTGTGCCTGGCGGTGCTGCCAACGTGGCGCGCAACCTTGTGCGCCTGGGTGTTGACGTGGCTGTGGCTGGCGTAGTGGGGCAGGATGCCGCAGCCAGCGATCTGCGCGCGGCGCTTGCGGCTGAGGGAATCGCGGACGGTCTGGCCGTTTCGCCCAGCCGCCGCACTACCTGCAAAACGCGCGTTCTTGCGCAGGGGCAGCAACTGCTGCGCCTTGACGAGGAAGTAAGAGCTCCGCTCGGTGCAGAAGAAGCCGACGCTCTGAAAAATCAGGTCCTTTCCCTGTTGCCGGGGCGGCATGCGGTTATTCTTTCTGACTACGCCAAGGGCGTGTTGCTTGAATCGGCCAGCGGCTGCAATTTGTGCCAGATAATCATTGAAGAAGCCCGCCGCCTTGGCATCGCCGTGCTGGTTGATCCCAAGGGCAGCGACTGGCGGCGCTACGCCGGAGCGCACTGCGTTACTCCCAATGCCGGGGAATTTGACGCAGCCTGCGGGCTGGACGCTGGCGTAACGCTCAACAGGCCCCGCCGTGAGACCCTTGCCGGAGAACTGCGTTCACGCTACGGCATTGAACGCCTGCTCATAACGCGGGGGCCAAAGGGCATGGCCCTGTTCACTCCTGACGAAGCGCCTGTTTACTGCCGAGCCGCCGTGCGCGAAGTGGCCGATGTTTCCGGCGCAGGCGATACCGCCATTGCCACTCTGGCAGCATGCGTGGGCAAAGGCCTGCCCTGGGCCGAAAGCATGCACCTTGCCAATGCGGCGGCAGGGGTCGCCGTGGGCAAAATGGGCACTGCGCCCGTGTCTATTGCAGAACTTAACGAAGCGCTGCGTGAACAGGCCGACAATCCCAAGCTTTTTACCGTTCAGAGCCTTGTTGAAAAAATTGAAGAATGGCGCAGAAAAAATGAAACTGTGATTTTTACCAACGGTTGCTTTGACCTGCTGCATCCTGGCCACATTTCCCTTATCCGGCAGAGCGCCGCTCAGGGCGATCACCTGATTGTGGGGCTCAACAGCGATGCCTCTGTGCGCCGCCTCAAGGGGCCGACCCGTCCCATCCAGAACGAAAACAGCCGCGCCTTGCTGCTGGCTGCTTTGTCAGACGTGGACGCCATTGTGCTTTTTGACGAAGATACCCCGTTTGAACTCATCTCGGCCCTGCGGCCTGACGTGCTCGTGAAAGGCAGCGACTATACCATCGACAATGTGGTTGGGGCCGATGTTGTGCAGCAGGGGGGCGGCAGGGTCTATCTTGCCCGCCTGGTAGACGGTTGCAGCACTACGGGCATAGTGCGCAAAATCGATAACCAGCGGGATGTCACCTAG
- a CDS encoding glucokinase, whose protein sequence is MQRIFAADIGGTNARFALFTVYEGNLTLMSAVWAKSADLGNAHDVLQAMQQLLQSPFSAGDSLVIALAGPVNGLHGKLTNGQLRVDLDGVAQQYNLACCLLLNDFSAQAFATLTPCGAAAALVRSNTRSIDESRETRAVLGAGTGLGAAMLVRSGDPDPAGSWLAVPSEAGHTAFAFVGPEEQAYQAFLARELGRDYPTAENVLSGEGLSVLHYYLSGQFFYPPAVGAEALSHETPTLLWYARFWGRFCRQWILTTLCRGGLWIAGGIAAKNPLCLTHPAFMQELGLVPDIGGIAASAPIYLVTDGNSGLWGAACAAVEHLSCCVPRAEKSG, encoded by the coding sequence ATGCAACGCATTTTCGCAGCAGATATAGGTGGAACCAACGCAAGATTTGCCCTGTTCACAGTGTATGAGGGCAATCTCACGCTTATGTCTGCGGTGTGGGCAAAATCGGCTGATCTGGGCAATGCCCATGATGTGCTGCAAGCCATGCAGCAGCTCTTGCAATCTCCATTCTCTGCGGGTGATTCCCTCGTTATTGCCCTTGCCGGGCCTGTGAACGGCCTGCACGGCAAACTCACCAACGGGCAGCTGCGTGTAGACCTTGATGGCGTAGCGCAGCAGTACAACCTGGCCTGCTGCCTGCTGCTCAACGATTTCAGCGCGCAGGCTTTTGCCACGCTGACGCCCTGCGGCGCTGCTGCCGCACTGGTGCGCAGCAACACCCGATCCATTGACGAATCCAGAGAGACCCGGGCCGTGCTTGGCGCTGGCACTGGCCTTGGCGCAGCCATGCTGGTGCGCTCGGGCGACCCGGATCCTGCCGGAAGCTGGCTGGCCGTGCCTTCGGAGGCAGGGCATACCGCCTTTGCCTTTGTGGGGCCGGAAGAGCAGGCCTATCAGGCCTTTTTGGCCCGCGAACTGGGCCGCGATTATCCCACGGCGGAAAATGTGCTTTCCGGTGAAGGCCTTTCCGTGCTGCACTACTATCTTTCCGGCCAGTTTTTTTATCCCCCTGCCGTGGGCGCCGAGGCCCTGTCGCACGAAACGCCCACGCTATTGTGGTATGCCAGATTTTGGGGCCGTTTTTGCCGTCAGTGGATACTGACCACGCTCTGCCGTGGCGGATTGTGGATTGCTGGCGGCATTGCCGCCAAAAATCCCCTGTGCCTGACGCATCCGGCCTTTATGCAAGAGCTTGGTCTGGTGCCCGATATCGGCGGCATTGCGGCCTCTGCTCCCATTTATCTTGTCACCGATGGCAACAGCGGCCTGTGGGGCGCGGCGTGCGCGGCTGTGGAGCATTTGTCCTGCTGCGTCCCCCGTGCTGAAAAAAGCGGCTAG
- a CDS encoding Fur family transcriptional regulator, which yields MAQTQTRMTRQRAVILEELRKLKSHPTADELYSIVRERLPRISLGTVYRNLDFLADSGEIRRLEAAGSTKRFDGDISNHQHVRCIYCGRVGDVEDVKQAPTVEGMQAMGFASILSSRVEYDGVCETCARSLEITQ from the coding sequence ATGGCTCAAACACAAACACGAATGACCCGGCAGCGGGCAGTTATTTTGGAAGAACTGCGCAAGCTCAAGAGCCATCCAACTGCGGATGAGCTGTACAGCATCGTGCGCGAGCGTTTGCCCCGAATAAGCCTGGGTACTGTGTACCGGAATCTGGATTTTCTGGCAGACAGCGGCGAGATCCGCCGTCTGGAAGCTGCCGGATCAACCAAACGTTTTGACGGTGATATTTCAAACCATCAGCATGTTCGCTGCATTTATTGCGGCCGGGTTGGCGATGTTGAAGACGTCAAACAGGCCCCCACAGTTGAAGGCATGCAGGCAATGGGTTTTGCGAGCATTTTGAGTTCGCGGGTGGAATACGATGGCGTGTGCGAAACCTGCGCGAGATCGCTTGAAATAACCCAGTAA
- a CDS encoding bacterioferritin, with product MAENRESRKAKVIEVLNKARAMELFAIHQYMNQHYNLDDMDYGELAANMKLIAIDEMRHAENFAERIKELGGEPTTQKDGKIVTGQEVTAIYEADANQEEVTIEAYSGFLAICKDAGDIVSARLFERIIDEEQAHLTYYDNIDGHIKKLGDTYLAKIAGTPSTTGPASKGFVTATPAAG from the coding sequence ATGGCTGAAAACAGGGAAAGCCGGAAGGCTAAAGTCATAGAAGTACTGAACAAGGCGCGCGCCATGGAGCTGTTCGCCATCCATCAGTATATGAACCAGCACTACAATCTGGACGATATGGATTATGGCGAGCTTGCTGCCAACATGAAGCTTATCGCCATTGACGAAATGCGACATGCCGAAAATTTTGCCGAACGCATCAAGGAACTGGGCGGTGAGCCCACTACCCAGAAGGACGGCAAGATTGTCACCGGGCAGGAAGTGACCGCTATCTATGAGGCTGACGCCAATCAGGAAGAAGTCACCATCGAAGCTTACAGCGGTTTTCTTGCCATCTGTAAGGATGCGGGCGACATTGTTTCTGCCCGCCTCTTTGAACGTATCATTGACGAGGAACAGGCCCACCTGACCTATTACGACAATATTGACGGGCATATCAAAAAACTTGGCGACACCTACCTTGCCAAGATTGCCGGTACGCCTTCCACAACCGGCCCTGCCAGCAAGGGCTTTGTGACCGCAACGCCCGCAGCGGGCTAA
- a CDS encoding rubredoxin, translating into MAEPKDMWRCQMVNCGYVYDPDRGDKRHKIPAGTRFEDLPEDWKCPVCGATKKSFRPLSDEG; encoded by the coding sequence ATGGCTGAACCCAAGGATATGTGGCGTTGCCAGATGGTTAATTGCGGTTACGTTTACGACCCCGACCGGGGTGACAAACGCCACAAGATACCGGCTGGAACCCGTTTTGAAGATCTGCCAGAAGACTGGAAATGCCCTGTATGCGGGGCAACAAAAAAGAGCTTTCGCCCTTTGAGTGACGAAGGCTAA
- a CDS encoding PhzF family phenazine biosynthesis protein, with protein sequence MQYYHADVFCKEPMTGNGLTVFIAKAFPERSVMQQIAQEFRQFETIFLVRRSDAVFDARIFTVEEELDFAGHPVLGAAAVVQCEFLQEASRTVLLNLNSKQVSVFCTMQGAFYDCCMDQGPAEFTCAPEPEEYAHYLRPLNLAPHNVAAGFPLEVVSTGLPYLLVPLASGLDQARILVADYESRLAQIGAKFAYVFDVNAVEGRTWDNAGLAEDVATGSAAGPVGAYLYKHNRFSPAQEILLRQGRFVGRDSEISIRRDKASGNMLVSGQVRLLVRGECMQGM encoded by the coding sequence ATGCAGTATTACCACGCAGATGTGTTTTGCAAAGAGCCCATGACCGGCAACGGTCTGACTGTCTTTATTGCAAAGGCCTTTCCGGAACGATCTGTCATGCAGCAGATTGCCCAGGAATTCAGGCAGTTTGAAACAATCTTCCTTGTGCGGCGCAGCGATGCCGTTTTTGACGCGCGCATCTTTACCGTTGAGGAAGAACTGGATTTTGCCGGGCATCCCGTTCTGGGCGCTGCTGCGGTTGTGCAATGCGAATTTTTGCAGGAGGCCTCCCGCACGGTTCTGCTGAACCTGAACAGCAAGCAGGTTTCTGTTTTTTGCACAATGCAGGGTGCTTTTTATGACTGCTGTATGGATCAGGGTCCAGCGGAATTCACCTGTGCGCCAGAGCCGGAAGAATACGCACACTATTTGCGGCCGCTGAATCTGGCACCGCACAATGTTGCCGCCGGATTCCCCCTGGAAGTAGTTTCCACAGGGCTGCCCTATCTGCTGGTGCCCCTTGCCTCAGGCCTGGACCAAGCCCGCATTCTCGTGGCGGATTACGAATCGCGGCTTGCACAGATCGGCGCAAAATTCGCCTATGTTTTTGACGTCAACGCCGTGGAAGGCAGAACATGGGACAATGCTGGTCTGGCGGAAGACGTGGCCACGGGCAGTGCCGCCGGGCCGGTAGGGGCCTACCTTTACAAACACAACAGATTTTCGCCCGCACAGGAAATACTTCTCCGGCAGGGGCGCTTTGTGGGGCGTGACTCGGAAATCAGCATCCGCAGGGACAAAGCCAGCGGCAACATGCTGGTGAGCGGTCAGGTTCGCCTGCTCGTACGCGGGGAATGTATGCAGGGAATGTAA
- the ybaK gene encoding Cys-tRNA(Pro) deacylase, with translation MSAAKVSKTNAARILEGLGIPYELHTADVDENDLSAVTMAHNLGVDPACVFKTLVARGDKTSVLMACIPAAAELDLKALAAASGNKHVEMVPLKDVRPLTGYMRGGCSPLGAKKAYPVFVDENAILLETIFVSAGQRGVQLRLKPDDLLRAVEGQYAPVARI, from the coding sequence ATGTCTGCCGCAAAAGTTTCCAAAACCAATGCCGCCAGAATTCTTGAAGGCCTAGGCATTCCCTACGAACTGCACACTGCTGACGTGGACGAAAATGACCTGTCAGCCGTGACCATGGCGCACAATCTGGGCGTTGACCCTGCCTGCGTTTTCAAAACCCTGGTAGCCAGGGGCGACAAGACCAGCGTGCTCATGGCCTGCATCCCTGCTGCGGCGGAGCTTGACCTCAAGGCGCTGGCCGCCGCATCTGGCAACAAGCATGTGGAAATGGTTCCGCTCAAGGATGTTCGTCCCCTCACCGGCTATATGCGCGGCGGCTGCTCCCCCCTTGGGGCCAAGAAGGCTTATCCGGTTTTTGTGGACGAAAACGCCATCCTGCTTGAAACCATCTTTGTGAGCGCAGGCCAGCGCGGCGTTCAGCTGCGCCTCAAGCCGGATGACCTGCTGCGCGCCGTTGAAGGGCAGTACGCCCCCGTGGCGCGTATTTAG